Genomic segment of Merismopedia glauca CCAP 1448/3:
AGAGCATTAGTTGGCGATCGCTTATGCTGTTCGGAGTGCGATCGCCCAATGTATCCTCTCTATCTCGCAATCTGATAAAGCTGCTGCAAACATTTCCAATTCACGTCCGCATACCCCAGCAAGAGAGTTGAAAGTGCGATCGCCCGTGCAGTGCAGCAAAAAGCGATCGCTAGTAGTCTGTCAAGCAATAATTGACTGAGATCTTGACTGTGAAAAGCTTGCTACATGATACTTTCAGAGAATCATTATCCATCAAAATAAAGTTGACAGACCACTAGCTGTATCGTGGTTGCTAAAATTGTGCACCTCACTAGTGCCGGAAGCGCTATAGAACCCCCTAATTAGCCCGACTTTGGATCAAATAACCGCACCGATGTTCCCCATCTATTGCCCAATGAGTCCTTTCTATCTCGCAATCTGATAAAGTTGCAGCAAACATTTCTAATTCGTGTCCGCATACCCCAGGGAAAGAATTAGCAATGTGAGCGATCGCGCAGTTGTGTTCGGTTAACATGAACTTAGAGGCATCTATCGGGAAAAGTTCAGCCATATAGCCTTCTTGCCGTCTCAGTTCGACTAAGTTGTTGAGGCGTTCCGATAAAGAGCCATTTCCCAACCTATCGCGATAATCTTGGGCTTTTCTCTCCCAATGTTGACTCAGTAAGGTGCTAGCTTGTTCGTAACCCAAAGTTTTAATTAGGGTTTCCAGGAAAGATACCGCAAAGCGATCGTAACTGTTAGGAAAGCGATCGCGCCCTTTTTCGCTTAGCATATACATATGCTGCGGTCTTCCCATCCCTACCGTCACTGACTCGTAGCCGATCAATTCCTCAACTTCTAAATCCTTGAGGTGGCGGCGAATGGCTTGGGGGCTAATATTTAAGGATGTAGCTAGCTCTTGCGCTGTAGATCTATCTTTTTTGAGCAAATACTGGAGAATATCTTCTTTGGTAGATGTTGGTTGTGCGATCGCCATATCGATCCAATCTTAATACCAATAAAGGACTTTTGTACGGGCACGTTGAGCGCAGCCGAAGTGCGCCTGTACGAATTATTTGTGATGTCTGTCTACCACTAAGTATTAAAATCTACAAAGGTACTTTGACAACACTCATGTTGTTAATGTACCATATAATAGAGTTAAACAACTAAAATGTTGTTTTAGTCTCCAGTCACCTGCTTAAATTGAGAGAGAGTTGAGTTTTGGGTTTTGAAAGCCGTTTCCAGACTAGAAACTCAAGAGGATTGAAGATCAGTCTACACCTAGAGAGAACACCATCGGTCAATGACTACCAGCGTCAAGAACCTAGTCAATCAGCCTTACAAATACGGCTTCGTCACCGACATTGAAAGTGACAGATTACCTCGCGGACTTAGTGAGGATACAGTTCGGACTATCTCTGCGAAAAAGAACGAACCGGAATTCATGCTAGAATTCCGCCTGAGAGCCTATCGCCAGTGGCTGAAAATGAGTGAACCCACTTGGCCCCATGTTACCTATCCTCCCATAAATTATCAAGATATTGTCTACTACTCTGCACCGAAGCAACAAGCCAAAAAAGCTAGCTTGGATGAAGTAGATCCCACTTTATTAGAAACTTTTGAGAAACTGGGTATTCCTCTATCAGAACAGAAGCGTTTGAGTAACGTGGCTGTAGATGCCGTATTTGATAGCGTTTCCATCGCTACTACCTTTAGAGAAAAGCTAGCTAAAGATGGCGTGATTTTCTGTTCGATTTCCGAAGCTTTAAAAGAATATCCAGAGTTGGTTGAAAAATACTTGGGTACAGTCGTCCCCATCGGCGATAATTATTTTGCAGCTTTGAATTCGGCTGTATTTAGTGACGGTTCCTTCGTCTACATCCCTAAAGATACCAAATGTCCGATGGAATTATCCACCTACTTCCGCATCAATAGTGGGGATACCGGACAGTTTGAAAGAACCTTGATAATTGCCGAATCAGGGAGTCAGGTTTCGTATTTGGAAGGTTGTACCGCACCCATGTACGATACTAACCAATTACACGCTGCTGTAGTTGAATTAGTTGCTTTAGATAACGCCGAAATCAAATATTCCACCGTCCAAAACTGGTACGCTGGGGATGAAAATGGTAAAGGCGGAATTTACAACTTCGTTACCAAAAGAGGTTTGTGTCAAGGAGTTAATTCTAAGATTTCTTGGACGCAAGTAGAAACAGGTTCCGCGATTACTTGGAAATATCCTAGTTGCGTACTAATTGGGGATAACTCAGTGGGTGAGTTTTATTCTGTGGCGCTAACTAACCACTATCAACAAGCTGATACTGGAACTAAGATGGTACACGTCGGCAAAAATACCCGTAGCACGATTATTTCTAAAGGTATATCGGCTGGTAGGTCTAAAAACAGCTATCGCGGTTTAGTGAAAGTCAATCCCAAAGCTGAAGGCGCGCGCAACTACTCCCAGTGTGATTCCATGTTAATTGGGGATAATGCCCAAGCTAACACTTTCCCTTACATTCAAGTCCAAAATCAGACAGCGAAAGTAGAACATGAAGCTTCTACCTCAAAGATTGGAGAAGATCAATTATTCTACTTTTCTCAAAGAGGTATTTCTCAAGAAGACGCTGTATCGATGATGATTAGCGGTTTTTGTAAGGATGTTTTTAACCAATTACCGATGGAATTTGCGGTAGAAGCAGATCGTCTTTTAAGTTTAAAACTTGAAGGTTCGGTAGGGTAAAAAAAACGCAAATGTAGAACGAAGTTGGTAAGTTGAGATTTAGATCGACTATAGCCACTTCGTTTGACACTTTATGTTGCCAAAATTAATCTAGTTTGCCATGATTGTTGAAAATAGCGAAGTGATTTTATCGGTGAAAGACCTCACCGCAGAAATTGATAATAATCAGATTCTGAAAGGTTTAAATTTAGAAATTAAAGCGGGAGAAATCCACGCTATTATGGGACCAAATGGTTCTGGGAAAAGCACTTTTTCTAAGGTTCTCGCCGGACATCCAGCCTATGCGGTGACAGGTGGTGAAGTTATATTTAAAGGGCAAAACCTGCTCGAATTAGAACCAGAAGAAAGAGCGAGAAGTGGTGTATTTTTAGCCTTTCAATACCCTTTAGAAATCCCCGGAGTCAGTAATTTAGACTTCCTGAGAGTCGCCTACAATTCTAAACAGAAACATCACGGTTTAGAAGAACTAGATGCATTTGATTTTGATGACTTAGTTAAAGAAAGATTAGATGTAGTCAAGATGGATGCAGCTTTCTTGAGTCGTAGTGTCAATGAAGGGTTTTCTGGTGGCGAGAAAAAGCGCAATGAAATCTTGCAAATGGCATTGTTAGAACCTAAATTAGCCATCTTGGATGAAACTGATTCAGGGTTGGATATTGATGCTTTAAAAATAGTGGCTAATGGGGTAAATCAACTAGCTAATGCCGATAATGCAATGCTGGTAATTACCCACTATCAAAGGCTATTAGATTATATTATTCCTGATTTTGTCCACGTCATGACCGATGGAAAAATCATTATGAGTGGTGGTAAGGAATTAGCTTTTGAATTGGAAGCTAAAGGTTATGACTGGTTGCGAGAAGCAGAAGTTGCTGAGGTGGCGGTGTGATTGACACAAAATTGAGTAATACTAAAGAAATTTCCTATTTATCGAAACTGTTGCAGCAACGAAATCGCCTCAACTTGCAGGGAGTGAGTCAGAATGTAGCTACAGGTTGGGAAAGTTTGCGCCGTCAAGGGGAAGCCGTAGTTCAAGAAATGGCGATTCCCACGACTAAAGAGGAAGAATGGCGATTTACAGATTTATCTTCTTTGTTAGAGGTAGATTTTCAGCCTAGTACTGTTATTCCCCAAGATGTCACACCGCACATTTTTACCGAAACAGCTAATA
This window contains:
- the sufC gene encoding Fe-S cluster assembly ATPase SufC produces the protein MIVENSEVILSVKDLTAEIDNNQILKGLNLEIKAGEIHAIMGPNGSGKSTFSKVLAGHPAYAVTGGEVIFKGQNLLELEPEERARSGVFLAFQYPLEIPGVSNLDFLRVAYNSKQKHHGLEELDAFDFDDLVKERLDVVKMDAAFLSRSVNEGFSGGEKKRNEILQMALLEPKLAILDETDSGLDIDALKIVANGVNQLANADNAMLVITHYQRLLDYIIPDFVHVMTDGKIIMSGGKELAFELEAKGYDWLREAEVAEVAV
- the sufR gene encoding iron-sulfur cluster biosynthesis transcriptional regulator SufR: MAIAQPTSTKEDILQYLLKKDRSTAQELATSLNISPQAIRRHLKDLEVEELIGYESVTVGMGRPQHMYMLSEKGRDRFPNSYDRFAVSFLETLIKTLGYEQASTLLSQHWERKAQDYRDRLGNGSLSERLNNLVELRRQEGYMAELFPIDASKFMLTEHNCAIAHIANSFPGVCGHELEMFAATLSDCEIERTHWAIDGEHRCGYLIQSRAN
- the sufB gene encoding Fe-S cluster assembly protein SufB; translation: MTTSVKNLVNQPYKYGFVTDIESDRLPRGLSEDTVRTISAKKNEPEFMLEFRLRAYRQWLKMSEPTWPHVTYPPINYQDIVYYSAPKQQAKKASLDEVDPTLLETFEKLGIPLSEQKRLSNVAVDAVFDSVSIATTFREKLAKDGVIFCSISEALKEYPELVEKYLGTVVPIGDNYFAALNSAVFSDGSFVYIPKDTKCPMELSTYFRINSGDTGQFERTLIIAESGSQVSYLEGCTAPMYDTNQLHAAVVELVALDNAEIKYSTVQNWYAGDENGKGGIYNFVTKRGLCQGVNSKISWTQVETGSAITWKYPSCVLIGDNSVGEFYSVALTNHYQQADTGTKMVHVGKNTRSTIISKGISAGRSKNSYRGLVKVNPKAEGARNYSQCDSMLIGDNAQANTFPYIQVQNQTAKVEHEASTSKIGEDQLFYFSQRGISQEDAVSMMISGFCKDVFNQLPMEFAVEADRLLSLKLEGSVG